In Streptomyces sclerotialus, one genomic interval encodes:
- a CDS encoding streptophobe family protein — protein MSVTASPHTGAAAVLLSAVATVCWTFLAMTGVAALGLYLLGADAYGSLGPMTAAVLVLAVGGTVTPHGDVSAFGVSGVTAETAVDIVPLGVSVVGALLLGLLFLRSLRAVPGGATVRELLARAATVTALFTALVGGLAWAGHDSVTIPARRLVPEPAGGGGGPLDRLPDLPGLGDLGDLPGLGDLGLGRELPGLVLPDGLAGLADARLRVDFAVAAWPSLVAGVVWVLAVLLIALAASRRTPLPRALSGAGRAVRPAASALTQVLLFAVLAGPAAGVYGGTEGGQPQRALGAALLGAPNGVWLAIPLGLFVPWYGSASGALLQVLPAPLRELIGGGGERPVTLARAAEQNGRVWVVALLAVLLMLLAGVLTATRTARTGPGVLAYAGGCALRLGAVTALAVPLLVWLTEASVAVRLSFFGIGVHETGLGLRGSLGAGVLLGAVWGAAAGLAGALLAAGTGLAGRRAAELPGGRASPYGPGDGPGPYTPSTPYRRPNPDTNPYLRTLPPRQPEHPPPPPPEGPGGPRPRKPPPHGSDTASAPTVSGKPLPRPGQRPRPKRHWGEPPPEPPPPGRPGAGR, from the coding sequence ATGAGCGTGACCGCAAGTCCGCACACCGGAGCGGCTGCTGTGCTGCTGTCCGCCGTCGCGACGGTCTGCTGGACGTTCCTGGCGATGACCGGGGTCGCGGCGCTCGGCCTGTACCTGCTGGGCGCCGATGCGTACGGCTCGCTGGGCCCGATGACGGCGGCCGTCCTCGTGCTCGCGGTGGGCGGGACGGTCACCCCGCACGGCGACGTCTCGGCCTTCGGGGTGTCCGGCGTGACGGCCGAAACCGCCGTTGACATCGTGCCGTTGGGCGTGTCCGTGGTCGGCGCGCTGCTGCTGGGGCTGCTGTTCCTGCGGTCGCTGCGGGCCGTGCCGGGCGGGGCCACGGTCCGCGAGCTGCTGGCGCGTGCGGCGACGGTGACCGCCCTGTTCACCGCGCTGGTCGGCGGCCTCGCCTGGGCCGGACACGACTCCGTGACGATCCCGGCCCGGCGGCTGGTCCCTGAGCCGGCCGGCGGGGGCGGCGGGCCGCTCGACCGGCTGCCGGACCTGCCCGGCCTCGGTGACCTCGGCGACCTGCCCGGACTCGGCGACCTGGGCCTGGGGCGCGAGCTGCCGGGCCTGGTGCTCCCCGACGGACTGGCCGGCCTCGCGGACGCCAGGCTCCGTGTCGACTTCGCGGTGGCGGCCTGGCCGTCGCTGGTGGCCGGCGTGGTGTGGGTACTGGCCGTCCTGCTGATCGCGCTGGCGGCCTCGCGGCGGACCCCGCTGCCCCGTGCGCTGTCCGGTGCGGGTCGCGCCGTCCGCCCCGCCGCCTCCGCGCTGACCCAGGTACTGCTCTTCGCGGTGCTCGCCGGGCCGGCCGCCGGGGTGTACGGGGGGACCGAGGGCGGGCAGCCGCAGCGGGCGCTGGGCGCGGCACTGCTCGGCGCGCCCAACGGGGTGTGGCTCGCGATCCCCCTGGGGCTGTTCGTGCCCTGGTACGGCTCGGCGAGCGGAGCGCTGCTCCAGGTGCTGCCGGCGCCGTTGCGGGAGCTGATCGGCGGCGGGGGCGAGCGGCCGGTCACCCTGGCGCGGGCGGCGGAGCAGAACGGGCGGGTATGGGTGGTGGCGCTGCTGGCGGTGCTGCTGATGCTGCTGGCCGGGGTGCTGACCGCGACGCGTACGGCCCGTACGGGGCCCGGTGTCCTGGCGTACGCGGGCGGCTGCGCGCTGCGGCTGGGCGCGGTCACCGCGCTCGCCGTGCCGCTGCTGGTGTGGCTGACGGAGGCGTCGGTGGCGGTCCGGCTGAGCTTCTTCGGCATCGGCGTCCACGAGACCGGCCTGGGGCTGCGCGGGAGCCTCGGCGCCGGAGTGCTGCTGGGGGCCGTGTGGGGCGCCGCGGCGGGGCTGGCGGGGGCGCTGCTGGCGGCCGGTACCGGGCTCGCGGGGCGGCGGGCCGCGGAGCTGCCCGGGGGCAGGGCGTCGCCGTACGGGCCGGGGGACGGTCCGGGACCGTACACACCGTCCACTCCCTATCGGCGGCCGAACCCGGACACCAATCCGTACCTGCGGACGCTGCCGCCCCGGCAACCGGAGCACCCCCCGCCGCCCCCGCCGGAGGGCCCTGGCGGGCCGCGCCCCCGGAAGCCGCCGCCGCACGGCAGCGACACCGCCTCGGCACCCACTGTGAGCGGCAAACCGCTGCCGCGTCCCGGGCAGCGTCCCCGGCCGAAGCGGCACTGGGGCGAGCCGCCGCCCGAGCCCCCGCCGCCCGGACGCCCGGGAGCGGGCCGCTGA
- a CDS encoding TldD/PmbA family protein, whose translation MRDADHGRDAVPATPRSVDESFLALPLRALADAALARARALGADHADFRMERIRYASWRLRDAKTAGSSDTTDLGYAVRVVHGGAWGFASGVDLTMDAAARVAAQAVAMAKLSAKVIDAAGSQEKVELADEPAYPDRTWVSSYGTDPFDVPDTEKSGLLAEWSGRLLAAPGVTHADASLLTVRENKFYADTAGTTTTQQRVRLHPELTAVAVDDRTGEFDSMRTIAPPAGRGWEYLTDGRYDWDAELAEMPELLAEKMRAPSVRAGRYDLVVDPSNLWLTIHESIGHATELDRALGYEAAYAGTSFATFDQLGTLKYGSELMHVTGDRTAEHGLATIGYDDEGVQAQSWDLVRDGVLVGYQLDRRIAKLTGFERSNGCAYADSPGHVPVQRMANVSLRPAPDGPSTEELISGVEHGIYVVGDRSWSIDQQRYNFQFTGQRFFRIEHGRLAGQLRDVAYQATTTDFWGSMAAVGGPQTYVLGGAFNCGKAQPGQVASVSHGCPAALFTAVNVLNTTQEAGR comes from the coding sequence ATGCGTGACGCCGACCACGGGAGGGATGCCGTGCCTGCTACACCTCGTTCCGTTGACGAGAGCTTTCTCGCCCTGCCCCTGCGCGCGCTGGCCGACGCCGCGCTCGCGCGGGCCCGGGCGCTCGGGGCCGACCACGCGGACTTCCGGATGGAACGGATCCGGTACGCGTCCTGGCGGCTGCGGGACGCGAAGACGGCCGGTTCCTCCGACACCACCGACCTGGGATACGCGGTACGAGTGGTGCACGGCGGGGCCTGGGGCTTCGCTTCCGGGGTCGATCTGACCATGGACGCGGCGGCCCGGGTGGCCGCGCAGGCGGTCGCGATGGCCAAGCTGTCGGCGAAGGTGATCGACGCGGCCGGGTCCCAGGAGAAGGTCGAGCTCGCCGACGAGCCCGCGTACCCGGACCGGACATGGGTCTCCTCGTACGGGACCGACCCCTTCGACGTGCCGGACACGGAGAAGAGCGGGCTGCTGGCGGAGTGGAGCGGGCGGCTGCTGGCCGCACCGGGCGTGACGCACGCGGACGCCTCGCTGCTCACGGTCCGGGAGAACAAGTTCTACGCCGACACCGCGGGCACCACCACCACGCAGCAGCGGGTCCGGCTGCATCCGGAGCTGACGGCCGTCGCGGTGGACGACCGCACCGGCGAGTTCGACTCGATGCGCACCATCGCGCCGCCGGCCGGCCGAGGCTGGGAGTACCTGACCGACGGCCGGTACGACTGGGACGCGGAGCTGGCGGAGATGCCGGAGCTGCTCGCGGAGAAGATGCGCGCGCCGAGCGTCCGGGCCGGGCGGTACGACCTGGTGGTGGACCCCTCCAACCTGTGGCTGACGATCCACGAGTCGATCGGGCACGCCACCGAGCTGGACCGGGCGCTGGGGTACGAAGCAGCGTACGCGGGCACCTCGTTCGCCACCTTCGACCAGCTGGGCACCTTGAAGTACGGCTCGGAGCTGATGCACGTCACGGGCGACCGGACCGCCGAGCACGGGCTGGCGACGATCGGGTACGACGACGAGGGCGTCCAGGCGCAGTCCTGGGACCTGGTCAGGGACGGCGTCCTGGTCGGCTACCAGCTGGACCGCAGGATCGCGAAGCTGACCGGTTTCGAGCGGTCCAACGGGTGCGCGTACGCGGACTCGCCGGGCCATGTGCCGGTACAGCGGATGGCCAACGTCTCGCTGCGGCCGGCGCCGGACGGGCCGTCCACCGAGGAGCTGATCTCGGGCGTCGAGCACGGCATCTACGTGGTCGGCGACCGCTCGTGGTCCATCGACCAGCAGCGGTACAACTTCCAGTTCACCGGGCAGCGGTTCTTCCGGATCGAGCACGGGCGGCTGGCGGGGCAGCTGCGCGACGTGGCGTACCAGGCCACCACCACCGACTTCTGGGGCTCGATGGCCGCGGTGGGCGGCCCGCAGACGTACGTGCTGGGCGGCGCCTTCAACTGCGGCAAGGCCCAGCCGGGCCAGGTCGCCTCCGTCTCGCACGGCTGCCCCGCCGCCCTCTTCACGGCTGTCAACGTCCTCAACACAACGCAGGAGGCCGGTCGATGA
- the fabG gene encoding 3-oxoacyl-[acyl-carrier-protein] reductase encodes MSRSVLVTGGNRGIGLAIARAFAEAGDKVAITYRSGEPPAGFLAVKCDITDTEQVEQAYKEIEEKHGAVEVLVANAGVTRDQLLMRMSEDDFASVLETNLTGTFRVVKRANRGMLRARKGRIVLISSVVGLLGSAGQANYAASKAGLVGFARSIARELGSRNITCNVVAPGFVDTDMTRALTDEQRENIVKQVPLARYAQPEEIAASVRFLASDEAAYITGAVIPVDGGLGMGH; translated from the coding sequence TTGAGCCGCTCGGTTCTGGTCACCGGAGGCAATCGCGGCATCGGCCTCGCCATCGCCCGAGCCTTCGCCGAGGCAGGCGACAAGGTCGCCATCACCTACCGCTCCGGCGAACCCCCGGCGGGGTTCTTGGCCGTGAAGTGCGACATCACCGACACGGAGCAGGTCGAGCAGGCGTACAAGGAGATCGAGGAGAAGCACGGCGCGGTCGAGGTGCTGGTGGCCAACGCCGGCGTCACCCGTGACCAGCTGCTGATGCGGATGTCGGAGGACGACTTCGCCTCGGTCCTGGAGACCAACCTCACCGGTACGTTCCGCGTGGTCAAGCGCGCCAACCGCGGCATGCTGCGGGCGCGCAAGGGCCGCATCGTGCTGATCTCGTCCGTGGTGGGCCTGCTGGGCTCGGCGGGCCAGGCGAACTACGCGGCCTCCAAGGCGGGCCTCGTCGGCTTCGCCCGCTCGATCGCCCGCGAGCTGGGCTCGCGCAACATCACCTGCAACGTGGTGGCCCCCGGCTTCGTCGACACCGACATGACCCGCGCGCTCACCGACGAGCAGCGCGAGAACATCGTGAAGCAGGTCCCGCTCGCGCGTTACGCGCAGCCCGAGGAGATCGCCGCCTCGGTCCGCTTCCTGGCCTCCGACGAGGCCGCGTACATCACTGGAGCCGTCATTCCCGTCGACGGCGGATTGGGCATGGGTCACTGA
- a CDS encoding FadR/GntR family transcriptional regulator, with amino-acid sequence MPLTSPRRSALADQVIAQLRAQITSGEWPVGARIPTEPELVEQLGVARNTVREAVRALAHNGLLDIRQGSGTYVVATSELAGVMNRRFADADPRHVAELRSALEAEAARRAAERRTEADLKQLDAALHRREQAWASGAAAAFVEADATLHMAIVAASHNDVLAELYADLGGVLREFLRADVGDELRPESHLDHSRLVDAIREGDGDRAAAEASTHPYGCRPGRLRNG; translated from the coding sequence ATGCCGCTGACCTCGCCCCGGCGTTCCGCCCTGGCCGACCAGGTGATCGCACAGCTGCGCGCCCAGATCACCTCGGGCGAGTGGCCGGTCGGAGCGCGCATCCCCACCGAGCCGGAGCTGGTCGAACAGCTCGGAGTGGCCCGCAACACCGTCCGCGAGGCGGTCCGGGCGCTGGCCCACAACGGCCTGCTGGACATCCGCCAGGGCTCCGGCACCTACGTCGTCGCCACCAGCGAGCTGGCGGGCGTGATGAACCGCAGGTTCGCCGACGCCGACCCCCGGCACGTCGCCGAGCTGCGCAGCGCGCTGGAGGCCGAGGCCGCCCGGCGGGCCGCCGAGCGGCGTACCGAGGCGGACCTCAAGCAGCTGGACGCCGCGCTGCACCGGCGGGAGCAGGCGTGGGCGTCGGGCGCGGCGGCGGCGTTCGTGGAGGCCGACGCCACTCTGCACATGGCGATCGTGGCCGCCTCGCACAACGACGTGCTGGCGGAGCTGTACGCGGACCTCGGCGGGGTGCTGCGCGAGTTCCTCCGCGCCGACGTGGGCGACGAGCTGCGCCCGGAGTCGCACCTGGACCACTCCCGGCTGGTGGACGCCATCCGGGAGGGCGACGGCGACCGCGCGGCGGCCGAGGCGAGCACCCATCCGTACGGCTGCCGGCCGGGGCGGCTGCGGAACGGCTGA
- the fabI gene encoding enoyl-ACP reductase FabI, with amino-acid sequence MSGILAGKRILVTGVLMESSIAFHTAKVAQEQGAEVILTAFPRPTLTERIAKKLPKPAKVIELDVTNQEHLDGLEAKVREELGGLDGVVHSIGFAPQDALGGNFLNTSFESVSTAMHVSAFSLKALTMACLPLMPEEGGAVVGLTFDAQFAWPQYDWMGPAKAALESTSRYLARDLGARNVRCNLVSAGPIGSMAAKSIPGFSELAKVWDTRSPLNWDMADPEPAGRGVVALLSDFFPKTTGEIVHVDGGVHMMGA; translated from the coding sequence ATGAGCGGAATCCTCGCCGGCAAGCGCATTCTGGTCACGGGCGTACTGATGGAGTCCTCCATCGCCTTCCACACGGCGAAGGTCGCCCAGGAGCAGGGCGCCGAGGTCATCCTCACCGCGTTCCCGCGGCCCACGCTCACCGAGCGCATCGCCAAGAAGCTGCCGAAGCCTGCCAAGGTCATCGAGCTGGACGTGACCAACCAGGAGCACCTGGACGGCCTGGAGGCCAAGGTCCGCGAGGAGCTCGGCGGCCTGGACGGCGTCGTCCACTCCATCGGCTTCGCCCCGCAGGACGCGCTCGGCGGCAACTTCCTGAACACGTCCTTCGAGTCGGTCTCCACGGCCATGCACGTCTCGGCGTTCTCGCTCAAGGCGCTGACCATGGCCTGCCTGCCGCTGATGCCGGAGGAGGGCGGCGCGGTCGTCGGCCTGACCTTCGACGCGCAGTTCGCCTGGCCGCAGTACGACTGGATGGGCCCGGCCAAGGCCGCGCTGGAGTCCACCAGCCGCTACCTGGCGCGTGACCTGGGCGCGCGGAACGTCCGCTGCAACCTCGTCTCCGCCGGCCCGATCGGCTCGATGGCCGCCAAGTCCATCCCCGGCTTCTCCGAGCTCGCCAAGGTGTGGGACACCCGTTCCCCGCTGAACTGGGACATGGCCGACCCGGAGCCCGCGGGCCGCGGCGTCGTCGCCCTGCTGTCGGACTTCTTCCCGAAGACCACCGGCGAGATCGTCCACGTCGACGGCGGCGTGCACATGATGGGCGCCTGA
- a CDS encoding metallopeptidase TldD-related protein gives MSTRTPRTNAPHEIVERALALSRADGCVVIADETTTANLRWAGNALTTNGVTRGRRLTVIATVNGKEGTASGVVSRAAVTAEDLEALVRAAEAAARAAGPAEDAQPLVTGGAPSPGFTEPPAETSPDVFADFAPALGESFRRARDGGRELYGFASHAVVSSYLGSSAGLRLRHDQPTGTLELNAKSPDRTRSAWAGRATRDFRDVDPLAMDADLARRLAWAERRTELPAGRYETLLPPTAVADLLVYQTWSSGARDAAEGRTVFSAPGGGTRTGEKLSGLPLTLRSDPGAAGLECAPFVLAHSSGDDASVFDNGLPLEPTDWIRDGVLNQLVTTRHSAELTGLPVAPAVDNLLLEAGGSKSLDELVAGTERGLLLTCLWYIREVDPATLLLTGLTRDGVYLVEGGEVVGEVNNFRFNESPVDLLARASEAGRTERTLPREWSDYFTRAAMPALRIPDFNMSSVSPGV, from the coding sequence ATGAGCACACGTACGCCGCGGACGAACGCGCCGCACGAGATCGTCGAGCGGGCGCTGGCGCTCTCCCGGGCCGACGGCTGCGTGGTGATCGCGGACGAGACCACCACCGCCAACCTGCGCTGGGCGGGCAACGCGCTGACCACCAACGGCGTCACCCGCGGCCGCCGGCTCACCGTGATCGCCACCGTGAACGGCAAGGAGGGCACCGCCTCCGGCGTCGTCTCGCGTGCCGCGGTCACCGCCGAGGACCTGGAGGCGCTGGTGCGGGCCGCGGAGGCGGCCGCCAGGGCCGCGGGGCCCGCCGAGGACGCACAGCCGCTCGTCACCGGTGGCGCCCCCTCCCCCGGCTTCACCGAGCCGCCCGCCGAGACCTCCCCGGACGTCTTCGCGGACTTCGCGCCCGCGCTCGGCGAGTCCTTCCGGCGGGCCAGGGACGGCGGCCGCGAGCTGTACGGGTTCGCCAGCCATGCGGTGGTCTCCTCGTACCTGGGCTCCTCGGCCGGGCTGCGGCTGCGGCACGACCAGCCCACCGGGACGCTGGAGCTGAACGCCAAGTCGCCCGACCGCACCCGCTCGGCCTGGGCGGGCCGGGCCACCCGGGACTTCCGGGACGTCGACCCGCTGGCCATGGACGCCGACCTGGCGCGGCGGCTGGCCTGGGCGGAGCGGCGTACGGAGCTGCCGGCGGGGCGGTACGAGACGCTGCTGCCGCCCACCGCCGTCGCCGACCTGCTCGTGTACCAGACGTGGTCGTCCGGGGCCCGGGACGCGGCCGAGGGCCGTACGGTCTTCTCGGCGCCCGGTGGCGGTACCCGGACCGGCGAGAAGCTCTCCGGGCTCCCTCTGACGCTGCGCAGCGACCCGGGGGCCGCGGGTCTGGAGTGCGCGCCCTTCGTGCTGGCGCACAGCTCCGGGGACGACGCCTCGGTCTTCGACAACGGGCTGCCGCTGGAGCCCACCGACTGGATCCGGGACGGCGTGCTGAACCAGCTGGTCACCACCCGGCACAGCGCGGAGCTGACCGGCCTGCCGGTGGCCCCGGCCGTCGACAACCTGCTGCTGGAGGCGGGCGGCAGCAAGTCCCTGGACGAGCTGGTGGCCGGCACCGAGCGGGGGCTGCTGCTGACCTGCCTGTGGTACATCCGCGAGGTGGACCCGGCGACGCTGCTGCTCACGGGGCTGACCCGGGACGGTGTGTACCTCGTGGAGGGCGGCGAGGTGGTCGGCGAGGTGAACAACTTCCGGTTCAACGAGTCGCCGGTGGACCTGCTGGCGCGGGCGAGCGAGGCGGGCCGTACGGAGCGCACCCTGCCGCGCGAGTGGAGCGACTACTTCACGCGCGCCGCGATGCCCGCGCTGCGGATCCCGGACTTCAACATGAGCTCGGTGAGCCCGGGGGTGTGA
- a CDS encoding CynX/NimT family MFS transporter → MADDDLATLGTAPEAPQTTTGTPGGDPHDRAPAPVPRWLGAVLTAGLVLAALNLRPAITSLGALMEEVRDGLGMSGTVAGLLTSVPALCFAVFGIAAPRLARRFGPGAIVCAGMAAITAGVVVRPFAGGTAGFLAASALALAGIAVSNILLPVVIKTFFPDRVGSMTGLYSMALALGTSLAAALTVPVTGALGGGWQAGLAVWAVLGALAVVPWLAVLRHRAPQAAPAAGAPQQDAPAIRISRSPTAWSLAVFFGLQATAAYITMGWLPQIFRDAGVPAGTAGVLLAITMAMGIPLSFLLPRVAARMRHQGPLAVLLGACGLAGYAGLWLAPAAGAWGWALLLGISNCAFPLALTMIGMRAGSAAGVVKLSAFAQCIGYLISIPGPLLVGTLYQHSGGWGLPIALMAGLMVPQIVVGVLAGRNRRIEDEG, encoded by the coding sequence ATGGCAGACGACGACCTCGCGACCCTCGGCACCGCCCCCGAGGCACCGCAGACCACCACCGGAACACCCGGCGGCGATCCGCACGACCGTGCCCCCGCGCCCGTACCGCGCTGGCTCGGCGCGGTCCTGACCGCCGGTCTCGTCCTCGCCGCGCTCAACCTCCGCCCGGCCATCACCAGCCTGGGCGCCCTCATGGAGGAGGTGCGGGACGGACTCGGCATGAGCGGCACCGTCGCGGGCCTGCTCACCTCCGTACCGGCCCTGTGCTTCGCCGTCTTCGGCATCGCGGCGCCGCGGCTGGCCCGCCGCTTCGGGCCGGGCGCCATCGTGTGCGCCGGCATGGCCGCGATCACGGCCGGCGTCGTCGTACGGCCCTTCGCGGGCGGCACGGCCGGGTTCCTCGCCGCCAGCGCCCTGGCGCTCGCCGGCATCGCGGTCAGCAACATCCTGCTGCCCGTGGTCATCAAGACCTTCTTCCCCGACCGGGTCGGCTCGATGACCGGGCTGTACTCCATGGCGCTGGCCCTGGGCACCTCGCTCGCCGCGGCCCTGACCGTACCGGTCACCGGCGCGCTCGGCGGCGGCTGGCAGGCCGGCCTCGCCGTCTGGGCGGTGCTCGGCGCCCTCGCCGTCGTCCCCTGGCTCGCCGTGCTGCGGCACCGCGCGCCCCAGGCGGCACCGGCGGCCGGGGCGCCGCAGCAGGACGCCCCCGCCATCCGGATCAGCCGCTCGCCCACCGCCTGGTCGCTCGCCGTCTTCTTCGGCCTCCAGGCCACCGCCGCGTACATCACCATGGGCTGGCTGCCGCAGATCTTCCGCGACGCCGGAGTGCCCGCCGGAACCGCGGGCGTGCTGCTCGCGATCACCATGGCCATGGGCATCCCGCTGTCCTTCCTGCTGCCCCGGGTGGCCGCCCGGATGCGCCACCAGGGGCCGCTGGCCGTGCTCCTCGGGGCCTGCGGGCTCGCCGGGTACGCGGGCCTGTGGCTGGCGCCCGCCGCCGGGGCCTGGGGCTGGGCGCTGCTGCTCGGCATCTCGAACTGCGCCTTCCCGCTCGCCCTCACCATGATCGGTATGCGCGCCGGCAGCGCCGCCGGCGTCGTCAAGCTCTCCGCCTTCGCCCAGTGCATCGGTTACCTGATCTCGATCCCCGGGCCGCTCCTGGTGGGCACCCTGTACCAGCACAGCGGCGGCTGGGGCCTGCCGATCGCGCTGATGGCGGGGCTCATGGTGCCGCAGATCGTGGTGGGCGTGCTGGCCGGCCGGAACCGCCGGATCGAGGACGAGGGCTGA
- a CDS encoding SGM_5486 family transporter-associated protein: MPVLEPNPQGGQKKLLLVLGAMLAVTVVVGIIASIASP, translated from the coding sequence ATGCCAGTGCTCGAACCGAATCCGCAGGGCGGCCAGAAGAAGCTGCTCCTCGTCCTGGGCGCGATGCTCGCCGTGACCGTCGTCGTCGGGATCATCGCCAGCATCGCCTCACCGTGA
- the serB gene encoding phosphoserine phosphatase SerB, producing MSASQTPPATAVPGDDVPTLLVKIFGKDRPGITAGLFDTLAAYSVDVVDIEQVVTRGRIVLCALVTTPTGSASNGATEGDLRATVHSWADSLHLQAEIISGTGDNRPRGVGRSHVTVLGHPLTAESTSAIAAAITATGGNIDRIFRLAKYPVTAVEFAVSGTPTDTLRTALATEAAVLGVDIAVSASGLQRRAQRLVVMDVDSTLIQDEVIELFAAHAGCEKEVAEVTAAAMRGELDFEQSLHARVELLAGLDASVVERVRKEVRLTPGARTLVRTLKRLGYQVGVVSGGFTQVTDALQDELGLDFASANTLEIVDGKLTGKVTGDIVDRAGKARLLRSFAQQAGVPLAQTVAIGDGANDLDMLNTAGLGVAFNAKPVVREAAHTAVNVPFLDTVLYLLGITREEVEAADTMAD from the coding sequence ATGAGCGCATCGCAGACACCGCCTGCCACCGCCGTACCGGGCGACGACGTACCCACCCTCCTCGTCAAGATCTTCGGGAAGGACCGGCCCGGCATCACCGCCGGCCTCTTCGACACCCTCGCCGCCTACTCCGTCGACGTCGTCGACATCGAGCAGGTCGTGACCCGTGGCCGCATCGTGCTGTGCGCGCTGGTCACCACGCCCACGGGGAGCGCGTCGAACGGTGCCACCGAAGGCGACCTGCGCGCGACCGTGCACAGCTGGGCCGATTCGCTGCACCTCCAGGCCGAGATCATCTCCGGTACCGGGGACAACCGCCCGCGCGGCGTCGGACGTTCGCACGTCACCGTGCTGGGGCACCCGCTCACCGCCGAGTCCACCTCCGCCATCGCCGCCGCCATAACGGCCACCGGCGGCAACATCGACCGTATCTTCCGGCTCGCCAAGTACCCCGTCACCGCGGTGGAGTTCGCGGTCTCCGGCACCCCGACCGACACCCTGCGCACCGCGCTCGCCACCGAAGCCGCCGTGCTCGGCGTCGACATCGCCGTGAGCGCCTCCGGACTGCAGCGCCGGGCGCAGCGCCTGGTCGTCATGGACGTGGACTCCACACTGATCCAGGACGAGGTCATCGAGCTGTTCGCGGCGCACGCGGGCTGCGAGAAGGAGGTCGCCGAGGTGACCGCCGCCGCGATGCGCGGCGAGCTGGACTTCGAGCAGTCGCTGCACGCCCGCGTGGAGCTGCTGGCGGGCCTGGACGCCTCGGTCGTGGAGCGGGTGCGCAAGGAGGTACGGCTGACCCCGGGCGCGCGGACGCTGGTACGCACCCTCAAGCGCCTGGGATACCAGGTCGGTGTGGTCTCCGGCGGCTTCACGCAGGTCACCGACGCGCTCCAGGACGAGCTGGGGCTGGACTTCGCCTCGGCCAACACCCTGGAGATCGTGGACGGCAAGCTGACCGGCAAGGTCACCGGCGACATCGTGGACCGCGCGGGCAAGGCCCGGCTGCTGCGCTCCTTCGCCCAGCAGGCCGGGGTGCCGCTGGCGCAGACGGTCGCGATCGGTGACGGCGCCAACGACCTGGACATGCTGAACACGGCGGGTCTGGGTGTCGCGTTCAACGCCAAGCCGGTCGTACGGGAGGCCGCGCACACGGCCGTGAACGTGCCGTTCCTGGACACCGTGCTGTACCTGCTCGGGATCACCCGCGAAGAGGTCGAGGCCGCGGACACCATGGCGGACTGA
- a CDS encoding SixA phosphatase family protein, with protein MSVDSPRRIVLLRHAKAEWSQESDHERPLAERGRRDAPAAGRWLAGAGINPDLTLCSTALRTRETWKLCVHELPQRPKTVYEDRLYEASLGELIALVNEVPDEVDDLLVVGHNPGMHALADALSGEADGESLARMNRGGFPTASLAVVAFNGSWKSVEHGVGRLVAYWTPQG; from the coding sequence ATGAGCGTCGATTCTCCTCGCCGGATTGTCCTTCTCCGACATGCCAAGGCCGAGTGGTCGCAGGAGAGCGACCACGAGCGGCCGCTCGCCGAGCGCGGCCGCCGGGACGCCCCCGCCGCCGGACGCTGGCTCGCGGGAGCGGGCATCAACCCCGATCTGACCCTCTGCTCCACGGCCCTGCGCACCCGCGAGACGTGGAAGCTCTGCGTACACGAACTGCCCCAGCGCCCGAAGACCGTCTACGAGGACCGGCTGTACGAAGCCTCACTGGGCGAGCTGATCGCGCTGGTCAACGAGGTCCCGGACGAGGTGGACGACCTGCTGGTGGTCGGCCACAACCCCGGCATGCACGCCCTCGCCGACGCGCTCTCCGGTGAGGCGGACGGCGAGTCGCTGGCGCGGATGAACCGCGGTGGTTTCCCGACCGCGTCCCTGGCCGTGGTGGCCTTCAACGGCTCCTGGAAGTCCGTCGAGCACGGCGTCGGCCGCCTGGTCGCCTACTGGACGCCCCAGGGCTGA